Genomic window (Rossellomorea aquimaris):
AATGTCAGTTCCTTTCAACCCTAAACATTCGATATCCCACCCAAAATTGGTTAAAATAGAAAAGACACAAACTGTTCGACAAATGGCAACAGCTTAAAGGAGAGAAATACATGACGCACTATGCGGATGATAGTTTGGCTTTACATACAGATTTGTATCAGATTAATATGACGAAGGCGTATTGGGATGATGATTTCCATAATCGAAAGGCTGTTTTTGAAGTGTTCTTTCGAAAGCTGCCTTTTGGGAATGGATATGCGGTTTTTGCCGGGCTTGAACGGATCATTGAATATGTGAAAAAGTTTCATTTCTCTGAGAGTGATATTGAGTATTTAAGGGAATTGGGTTATGAAGAGGAATTCCTTCAGTACTTGGCGGACCTTCGATTTACGGGGACGATCCGTTCGATGCAGGAAGGGGAGATTGCGTTCGGGAATGTACCTCTTATCCGTGTGGAGGCTCCCTTGGCTCAAGCTCAGTTACTGGAGACGGCGATCTTAAATATCGTGAACTATCAAACCCTGATTGCGACGAAGGCGAATCGAATTAAGCAAGTGGTCCAGGATGAAGTCGTGATGGAGTTTGGTACGAGACGGGCCCATGAACTGGATGCAGCCATTTGGGGGACGCGGGCAGCTTATATTGGCGGCTTTGATGCGACGAGTAATGTTCGGGCGGGTAAGTTATTTGGGATGCCGGTATCAGGCACCCATGCCCATTCAATGGTTCAGGCTTATCAGGATGACTATCAAGCCTTCCATAAATACGCTGAGAGCCATAAGGACTGTGTGTTTTTAGTGGATACCTACGACACATTGAAATCAGGTGTACCCACGGCCATCCAGGTAGCAAAAGAGCTCGGTGACCGGATTCATTTCAAGGGTATTCGTTTGGACAGCGGTGATATGGCTTACTTATCCAAGAAAGCCCGTAAAATGCTTGATGAAGCAGGTTTTACCGAAACAAAGATCATTGCGTCAAATGACCTGGATGAATATACGATTCTGAATTTAAAAGCCCAAGGAGCCCGGATTGATGTATGGGGTGTGGGGACGAAGCTGATAACTGCCTATGATCAACCTGCATTAGGAGCTGTATATAAACTCGCTTCCATCGAAAATGAGTCGGGGGAAATGGAAGATACGATTAAAATATCGAGTAATGCCGAGAAGGTTTCAACTCCTGGACTCAAAAAGGTTTATCGTATCATCAATACGGTTAATCATAAATCAGAAGGGGAATATATTGCCCTGGAGCATGAAAATCCTCAAAATGAAAGCCGTCTGAAAATGTTTCATCCTGTGCATACCTACATTAGTAAATTCATCACTAACTTTGAAGCGAGGGAGCTCCACGAGGATATTTTTAAAGATGGGGAGCTGGTTTATATATCTCCGTCACTTGAATCAATGAGATCCTTTGTGAATGAAAATCTCGACCTGTTGTGGGACGAGTATAAACGTTCCATGAACCCAGAGGGATATCCCGTGGATTTAAGTGAAGAATGCTGGACGAACAAAATGAATCTGATTCAAAAGGTAAAGGCGGATGTAAAAGAGAAATTCAACAAAACGATGTAATCCCTATAAAAGATGGGTAAATTAATCAGATCCAGAAATTATGATAAAACCTAAATGGAGTGTGAAAACATGGATTCTCTTCAAAAACAAATTGTAGAAGAAATGATGGTAACCCCGGAAATCAACCCGCAGGGAGAAATACGCCGCAGTGTTGATTTTATGAAATCGTACTTGAAAAAACATTCATTTTTGAAAAGCTTGGTCCTTGGCATTTCAGGTGGTCAGGATTCCACTTTATTAGGAAAACTTGCACAGATGGCAATCAACGAGATGAACGAGGAATCCGGGTCAGCGGATTATGCTTTTTACGCAGTGAGACTTCCTTACGGGGAGCAGGGAGATGCTGAGGACGCCATTGATGCAGTGGAATTCATTAACCCGACCGTTTCTTTGACTGTGAATGTCCAGCCGGCAGTCGATGCCAGCGTCGAAACTCTGAAGAAAAACGGCATCGAACTTTCCGACTTTGTAAAAGGAAACGAAAAGGCACGTGAACGGATGAAAGTTCAATTCGCCATTGCGGCCATGAAGGATGGTGTTGTCCTGGGTACCGATCATTCCGCTGAAGCGGTTACCGGCTTTTATACGAAGTACGGTGATGGAGCGGCAGACCTCGTTCCCCTCTTCCGTCTGAACAAACGACAAGGGAAGAAGCTCTTAATGGAACTCGGCTGTCCGGAACACTTGTACAATAAGAAACCGACGGCAGACCTTGAAGAAGACCGTCCGCAAATTCCGGATGAAGAGGCCCTTGGTGTCACTTACGATCAGCTGGACGATTATCTGGAAGGAAAAGAAGTGCCTCTTGAAGCAAAGAAAGCTATTGAAGGTCATTACCTGAAAACACAGCATAAACGTCATCTGCCTGTAACGGTGTTTGATGATTTTTGGAAATAAGAATGGAATGAAGCCAACTCTCAGCGTGTGCGGGGTTGGCTTTTTTATTTGACTGCGTTCTTCGCCATTCGACAGAAACAGACTGTGACAGACTCGCGAGTTCTTATATCCTACCAAATCCCTAAAATTTCTATATTAATTTGCCAATTTATAGAGGATTTTCGACTTTTTAAACGAAAGTAATAATAGTTAAGGACGATATTGATGTATCCAGGAGGGGTAAGATGTCATATGAAATGGTAAACCCGAAACTGCAAAGTATTATTGATAATATAGAAAAAGTCATGATCGGAAAGAGGAAGGTAGCGGAACTGAGTGTCGTTTCACTTCTGGCTGGTGGGCATGTATTGCTTGAGGATGTTCCCGGTGTGGGGAAAACGATGATGGTCCGTGCACTGGCGAAATCGGTGGGGGCGAGCTTTAAGCGCATTCAGTTCACGCCGGATTTATTGCCTTCGGATGTGATTGGGGTGTCGATTTATAACCCGAAGGAAATGGAATTCACATTCAGACCGGGACCGATCATGGGGAATATTATTCTCGCGGATGAAATTAACCGTACGTCACCGAAGACCCAGTCCGCACTACTTGAGGGCATGGAAGAGAGCAGCGTGACGATCGACGGGATGACACGGAAGCTTGATAAACCTTTCTTCGTTATGGCGACTCAGAATCCGATTGAGTATGAAGGGACCTATCCTCTACCGGAAGCGCAGCTAGACCGCTTTTTATTAAAGATGAAAATGGGGTATCCTGAACCGGAAGAAGAGATGGAAGTTCTTCATCGCGCTCAGAAAAACCCGCCGATCGATGAGTTGGAGCCTGTCATGACCTTGGAGGAATTGAGATATATTCAAGGGGAAGTGAAAGATGTATTGGTCGATGACACGATCAAGAAATACATTGTGGAAATTGCGAATCGTACAAGGATTCATGCCAATGTTTACTTGGGGGCGAGTCCACGTGGATCGATCGCGTTGATGAAGGCATGTCAGGCATATGCCTTTTTAAGGGGCAGGGATTATGTGGTTCCCGATGACGTTCAGTATCTGGCACCTTTTGTTTTCTCTCACAGGATCATTATGAAATCTGAAGCGAGATATGAAGGTATCACTCCGGAAGAAGTAGTGGAAAGAGTGATGGCGCGTATCCCGGTTCCCGTACAAAGGCTTGTGAGATAGGATGAAGACGAAACTTCAATTTCTTAAACCATTGGGGAAGTTTCTTCTGCTGCTCATTTTAGTGGGGATCTCGTTTTCTTACGCGATGTTCCAGGGGGGATTTGTCAGCTGGTTTTTATTTTATAGCTTTCTGCCATTCGCCCTTTATGCTGCCTCTGTATTCTTATATCCTCTTTCTGGGTTTTATGTAGAGAGGAGTTTCGAATCAAATGAGTACAAAGCGGGGGATGAGTTGAAGGTGACGATTACCCTTTCACGAAAGATTCCATTTCCTTTATTTTATATGGTGTTAGAGGATGTGGTAACAGATTCCGTTTTTCACCATTCCAGTTTTCAAAAGGCGAAAGCGATGATTCACCCCGGGTTCAGAAAACGAATCAAGCTCACGTATTACATAGAAGAACTGCCCCGTGGAGAGCATGTTTTCTCTGCTGTCCGACTCCGTGCGGGCGATTTCTTCGGCATATTCGAAAAGGAAGCATCCATTGATTGTACCAATAAGCTTCTGGTATATCCGGCGTTCGTCGATGTTCCCTACAGGCCCCTGGAAAATCGTTATGATCAAGGGATGACCACTTCGAATGTGAAGATTCAGAAGGACACGACCATGGCAACGGGTATACGTGAATATCAACCGGGGGATCGCTTTTCGTGGATTCATTGGAAGACCTTTGCCAGAACCAATGAACTGATGACGAAGGAGTTTGAGGAACGTCAATCCCACGATGTGCTGATCGTATTGGATCGGGAAGATTCTCCTGCCTTTGAATCGATGGTGACATTGTCGGCCTCGATGATTCGTTCCATATTGAAAAAAGGGGCGCAAGTTGGACTTGTCTCGATAGGGGAAGATCATGTATCTTTTCCGATTCGCGGCGGTGAAGAACATCAAAGTCAGCTATTCTATCATCTGGCGAAGGTCAGACAGGATAGCCCTTACGCTTTAGGAAAAGTACTGCAGGGGGAAGGGTTGAACTACTCCCAATCCGCAGCTGTGCTGTTTGTCACCTCGTCTGTTTCAAAAAAGATGATCATGAGTGTGAATCAGTATGCGAAGCGGAACAGTTCCGTTATGATCTTTTTGGTGAAGCGTAAAGGGGACGCCTATACGGCCGAGGAGAAATCGTTGAAAGCTTACGCCTCGTCCCGTGGTATCCGGCTGAAGGTATGCTACGAAGATGACTTTTCTTCTGCTTTTGTGGAGGTGAAACGAGCATGAGTCATGAATCACCTAAACACCGATTCTTTACGATCATGATCTACCTGTTTGGGTTTTTGCTTCTTTGGGAATGGCTGAAGCCTCTTCAGGTAGTGACGGATACAGGGAGTTTGACGTATTTTGTAGTATTT
Coding sequences:
- the nadE gene encoding ammonia-dependent NAD(+) synthetase, with amino-acid sequence MDSLQKQIVEEMMVTPEINPQGEIRRSVDFMKSYLKKHSFLKSLVLGISGGQDSTLLGKLAQMAINEMNEESGSADYAFYAVRLPYGEQGDAEDAIDAVEFINPTVSLTVNVQPAVDASVETLKKNGIELSDFVKGNEKARERMKVQFAIAAMKDGVVLGTDHSAEAVTGFYTKYGDGAADLVPLFRLNKRQGKKLLMELGCPEHLYNKKPTADLEEDRPQIPDEEALGVTYDQLDDYLEGKEVPLEAKKAIEGHYLKTQHKRHLPVTVFDDFWK
- a CDS encoding nicotinate phosphoribosyltransferase; amino-acid sequence: MTHYADDSLALHTDLYQINMTKAYWDDDFHNRKAVFEVFFRKLPFGNGYAVFAGLERIIEYVKKFHFSESDIEYLRELGYEEEFLQYLADLRFTGTIRSMQEGEIAFGNVPLIRVEAPLAQAQLLETAILNIVNYQTLIATKANRIKQVVQDEVVMEFGTRRAHELDAAIWGTRAAYIGGFDATSNVRAGKLFGMPVSGTHAHSMVQAYQDDYQAFHKYAESHKDCVFLVDTYDTLKSGVPTAIQVAKELGDRIHFKGIRLDSGDMAYLSKKARKMLDEAGFTETKIIASNDLDEYTILNLKAQGARIDVWGVGTKLITAYDQPALGAVYKLASIENESGEMEDTIKISSNAEKVSTPGLKKVYRIINTVNHKSEGEYIALEHENPQNESRLKMFHPVHTYISKFITNFEARELHEDIFKDGELVYISPSLESMRSFVNENLDLLWDEYKRSMNPEGYPVDLSEECWTNKMNLIQKVKADVKEKFNKTM
- a CDS encoding MoxR family ATPase, whose protein sequence is MSYEMVNPKLQSIIDNIEKVMIGKRKVAELSVVSLLAGGHVLLEDVPGVGKTMMVRALAKSVGASFKRIQFTPDLLPSDVIGVSIYNPKEMEFTFRPGPIMGNIILADEINRTSPKTQSALLEGMEESSVTIDGMTRKLDKPFFVMATQNPIEYEGTYPLPEAQLDRFLLKMKMGYPEPEEEMEVLHRAQKNPPIDELEPVMTLEELRYIQGEVKDVLVDDTIKKYIVEIANRTRIHANVYLGASPRGSIALMKACQAYAFLRGRDYVVPDDVQYLAPFVFSHRIIMKSEARYEGITPEEVVERVMARIPVPVQRLVR
- a CDS encoding DUF58 domain-containing protein, encoding MKTKLQFLKPLGKFLLLLILVGISFSYAMFQGGFVSWFLFYSFLPFALYAASVFLYPLSGFYVERSFESNEYKAGDELKVTITLSRKIPFPLFYMVLEDVVTDSVFHHSSFQKAKAMIHPGFRKRIKLTYYIEELPRGEHVFSAVRLRAGDFFGIFEKEASIDCTNKLLVYPAFVDVPYRPLENRYDQGMTTSNVKIQKDTTMATGIREYQPGDRFSWIHWKTFARTNELMTKEFEERQSHDVLIVLDREDSPAFESMVTLSASMIRSILKKGAQVGLVSIGEDHVSFPIRGGEEHQSQLFYHLAKVRQDSPYALGKVLQGEGLNYSQSAAVLFVTSSVSKKMIMSVNQYAKRNSSVMIFLVKRKGDAYTAEEKSLKAYASSRGIRLKVCYEDDFSSAFVEVKRA